In Bacteroidota bacterium, the sequence TCACGCTGGCGGGCTTCCACACGCTCAACTACAGCATGTTCGACCTCGCCCACGGCTACAAGACCGACGGCATGTTCGCCTACTCGCAACTGCAGGAGGCCGAGTTTGCGAGCGAAGACCGCGGCTACACGGCCACGAAGCACCAGCGCGAGGTCGGCACAGGCTACTTCGACGAGGTGCGCACGGCGATCACCGGCGGCAAGGCCTCCACGGGCGCGATGGCGCACTCGACGGAAGCAGCCCAATTCTAAACCCTAGCGCATCGGCGCGGGCGTCAACTCTTGTGGTGGGGGGCGACGCCAGCGGGATGCGCACCACGCGAGCGCCCCGGCTTCCATCCAGAGAGGAGGCCGGGGCGCTTTGGGTTTTGTCTAGCGTGACGGCTTAGCTGTCCGTCTTCGACGGCGTACAGCAGGCGCACTCACAGTTGCAGCAGCATGTACAGCTACAGTTTGTGCAATCGCAGCAGGAGCAGTTGTCGGTCGTGCTCATAGGTCTAGTAGCAGGAAGGTTAAGGGGACCCGGGAAGATACCGAAGGCAGACTGGACTCGACACATCAAGGAGGACGAGGCGCCCTGGTTTGTGCAGCGTCGGCGTCACCCAGTGGATATGGGCTTCACCCCAAACACCGTCACGCTGTAGAGACCGCCCCCGCTCGCGCGGTAGGCCCCGAGTTCGTCAGGCGACAGAAACGCTGCGAGGGCGGCGTCGGGGAGATCAAGCGGGTGAGCTGCACGCACCTCTACCTCCTCAAAACCTACTGCTCGGAGTCCCTCGAGGTAGGCCCCTTCGTCCATCGCACCCGCTACGCAGCCCGCCCATAGCTCCGCGGAGCGCTTGACCGAAGCGGGCAGCGCACCTCGGGTAACCACGTCCGATACGCAGAAGTGTCCGCCCGGCTTCAGGACCCGCGCCATCTCGGCAAACGCCTGCGCCTTGTCCGGGACGAGGTTGAGCACACAGTTGGAGATCGCCACGTCGATGCTGTCGCTTTCTACAGGTAGCGCCTCGATCTCGCCGAGCCGAAACGCGACGTTGGTGTAGCCGAGCGCCTCGGTGTTGGTGCGGGCTTTTTCGACCATCTCTGGCGTCATGTCCACCCCAATTACGAACCCGTCACCGCCGACAACCCGCCGTGCGATGAAGGCATCCACGCCGGCTCCGCTACCGAGATCGAGCACGGTGTCGCCCGGCGCGAGCTCTGCGAGGTCTGTGGGCACCCCACAGCCTAGCTGGAGATCGGCGTCGGCGAGGTACCCATCGGTCCCGACATACCCGTCGCCGATGAAGTTGACCCCGTCGTTGGCATCCCCGCCGCAGGCGGGGCCGCAGCAGCCCTCGGAGTTGGTCTCGCCGACCGCCACCGCGGCGTATTGCGCGCGGACGGAGGCGCGGACTGCGTCGGCATCGGAGCGATCAACGGAGGCCGATTCGTAGGAGGTAGCTGGGCTGCAGCACGCTGCGGTGTCTCGGATGGTTGCAGTGGTAGACATAGCATTAACAGCAAGAAGATTGGAGTGCCGTGAATAGACCACCGAAAGCAGACTGGACACGACGAAGAGTTGCCTCATCAAGGCAGTAGCAGGTGCGCGGGCCGTCGACGGTGCCCTGCACGAGCCCGGCCTCCCGAAGCACCTTGAGGTGCTGCGAGACGGTTGATTGGGCGAGCGGCAGCACCTCCACGATCTCGCCGCACACACACGTGCCACGTGCAGCAAGAGCTCGAAGGATGGCGATGCGCGCCGGGTGACCCAGGGCCTTGCCCCAGAGCGCGAGTTGCTCGTTAGTCATCGTGTTCATGTCCTTTATCGCTGATCGACGATATACGATAGCAAACAAATAGGCGCCCCGCAAGCGTTCATCGCAAAAAAACGATAAGATGATTACTCGCCAGCGCTGCTCCCCGGTACTGGTGCTCCCGTGGCATTGAGACGGATGCGGTAGAGGCTCGTCCCGGAGGTGATGTAGAGCGTGCGGCGGTCGTCGTCGCCCCACGTGCAGTTGGTGGTCTGCTCCGGCACCGCGATCTCGTCGATGAGCGTGCCGTCGGGGGCGAGGATGCTCACACCGACCGGCGAGGTGACGTAGAGCCGCCCCTCGATGTCGAGCTTCAGCCCGTCGGTGTAGCCCTCGGCGCCGGCAAACGTCTCGGAGCCGAGGTTAGCCAGTTCGCGCATGTGCGTGAGCGTGTAGCCCTCGGTCAGGTCGCCGCCGAGGTCGAAGGCGAAGAGTTGGCGCGTCTCGGAGTTGGTGACGTAGAGCGTCTGCTCGTCCAGCGACAGCGCGATGCCGTTGGGGCGGTGCAGGGCCATGTCGAGGAGCGTCAGCGTGCCGTCGGGCGCAAGGTGGTAGATGCCAGAGAAGCCAAGCTGCGGGTCGGCCTGGCCGACGCCGTAGGGCGGGTCGGTGAAGAACACCGAGCCGTCCGAGTGCACGGCGATATCGTTGGGGCTGTTGATCTGCATCTCGCCGTAGGTATCCGCGAGCGTCGTCTGGACATGGGGCGCGTCGAGGCGCGCGAGTTGGCGGTAGCCGTGCTGGGCGAGAAGGAGCCGCCCCTCCGCGTCGAGGGCGAGGCCGTTGCTGTTGCCCGACGGGTGGAGGTAGGGCGTGGCCCCATCGGCGTCGGTGTAGGCGTAGACCGTGTTGGCAGGGATGTCGCTGAAGAGCAGCGCGCCGTCCTTCCACACCGGCCCCTCGGTAAACTGAAAGCCCGTTGCTACCTGCTCCACCTCTGCCCCATCTGGCACAGGCGAATCCATTGGCTGGGCGAACGTAGGCAGTGCAATGAGAGCAGCGAGAAGAGAGAGAGGACGCATGGAAACGACAGAGTTGGGGGAAAACAGCGCTGCGTCAAAGTAGGCCTCGCGCTGCGATGCCTGACACACCTGTGGCAGTCGGCACGCGTACGCTTTTCAGGCTTCACCCAGGGCTAACCTCGCGGCCGGAACGCGTGGTTTTGCCTACGGGTAGAGCGTCTGTTCCACCAGCGCCCCGCTCTGCGCCTCCACTCGCCCCCTTGCCCTCCGCCCTGCATGGACGACCGGATCATCATCCGCGGTGCCCGCGAGCACAACCTCCAGAACGTCGACCTCGACCTGCCGCGCAACGCGCTCGTGGTGTTCACCGGCCTCAGCGGCTCCGGCAAGTCGTCGCTCGCCTTCGACACGATCTACGCCGAGGGGCAGCGACGCTACATGGAGTCGCTGAGCGCCTACGCGCGGCAGTTCCTCGGCCAGATGGAGCGCCCCGACGTGGATTTCATCGACGGCCTCAGCCCGGTCATCGCCATCGAGCAGAAGACGGTCAGCCGCAACCCGCGCTCGACGGTCGGCACGGTGACGGAGATCTACGACTTCCTGCGGCTTCTTTTTGCGCGCGCCGGGACGGCGTATTCGTACGAGACCGGCAACCGCATGGTGCGGCAGTCGGACGACGAGATCATCGACCAGATCGTGGCGCTGCCCGAGGGCACGAAGCTCTCCATCCTCGCGCCGGTCGTGCGCGGACGCAAGGGGCACTACCGCGACCTCTTCGAGCAGATCGCCAAGCAGGGCTTCGAGCGCGTCCGCGTCGATGGAAAGAGCCGCCCTATCGTGGCGGGCATGAAGGTGGACCGCTACAAGATCCACGACATCGAAGTTGTCGTGGACCGGCTCAAGATCAAGGACGGCATCCGCCCGCGCGTGGCGCAGTCCGTCGAAGTCGCGCTCGGCATGGGCGGCGGCTCGCTCATCGTGGAAATCGCGGAAGCGAATGGCGACGGCGACGACCGCGTGGAGGCCGGCGACCGGCTGATGAGCCGCCACCTCACCGACCCGGCGACGGGGCTGAGCTACGACGACCCCTCGCCGAACACGTTCAGCTTCAACTCGCCCTACGGCGCATGCCCGCACTGCTCGGGCCTCGGCACCGTCCGCGCCATCGACCGGGACCTCGTCGTCCCGAACCCGGAGAAGACCATCGCGCAGGGCGCCATCGCCCCGCTTGGCAAGCCGCGCGACATCTGGACGTTCGCGCAACTCGAAGCCATCGCGCAGGCCTACGGGTTCGACTTCGAGACGCCGTGGCAGGACCTCACCGCGAAGCAGCAGACGGTGATCCTGAGCGGCGCGGGCGACGAGCAGTTCGACATCGTCTACCAGTACAAGGGCCGCGAGGTCAAGTACGAGCACCGCTTCGGCGGCGTGATCCAGCATATCGAGCACACGCGCGAGAACACGTCGAGCAAGAAGCAGCGCGAGTGGGCGGACGCGTTCATGCGCCAGCAGCCCTGCCCCGAGTGCGGCGGCGGGCGGCTCAACCCCATCGCGCTCAGCTACAAAATCGGCGACCCGGACGGGGAAGAGGCCAACATTGACGATCTCGTCAAGCAGGACCTCCGCAGCCTGCGCGCCTTCTTCGACCGCGTGCAGTTCGCCGAGCGGCAGGCGCTCATCGCCGCGCCCATCGTGAAGGAGATCCGCGAACGCCTCGACTTTCTGCTCAACGTCGGCCTCGACTACCTCACGCTCGACCGCCCCGCCCGGACGCTCTCCGGCGGCGAGAGCCAGCGCATCCGCCTCGCCACGCAGATCGGCACGCAGCTCACGGGCGTCCTCTACGTCCTCGACGAGCCCTCGATCGGCCTGCACCCACGGGACAACGACCGGCTGATCGGCTCGCTCGAAAACCTCCGCGACCTCGGCAACTCGGTCCTCGTCGTCGAGCACGACCGCGAGATGATCGAGGCCGCCGACTTTGTGGTCGACATCGGCCCCGGCGCGGGCGAGTACGGCGGGACGATCCTCGCTGCGGCTGAGCCTTCCAAGCTCCCACGCAATGGCGAGGCGAGCCTGACGACGGCCTACCTCCTCGGCGACCGCCGCATCCCACTCCCTGACGACCGCCGCGCGGGCACGGGCGAGACGCTCCGCCTCACCGGCGCGCGCGGGCACAACCTCCAGGACGTCGACCTCGACCTCCCGCTCGGCACGTTCACCTGCGTCACGGGCGTCTCCGGCTCGGGCAAGTCGAGCCTCATCAACCAGACGCTCTACCCGCTCCTCGCCGCGCACTACCACAAGGCGCAGGCCGTGCCCCTCCCCTACCGCGACATCGAGGGGCTCGACCACATCGATAAGGTCATCGCCATCGACCAGGCGCCTATCGGACGAACGCCGCGCTCGAACCCGGCGACCTATACGGGCCTGTTCTCGCTCATCCGCGACCTCTTCGCGCGGACGCCCGAGGCGCAGCTGCGCGGCTACAAGCCGGGGCGGTTCTCGTTCAACGTGAAGGGCGGGCGCTGCGAGACGTGCAAGGGCGCGGGCGTGGTGAAGCTGGAGATGAACTTCCTGCCGGACGTCTACGTGGAGTGCGAGACGTGCAAGGGCAAGCGCTACAACCCCGAGACGCTCGACGTGCGCTTCAAGGGCAAGAACATCGCCCAGGTGCTGGCGATGCCCGTCTCGGACGCGCTGGTGTTCTTCGAGAAGGTCCCCCGCATCGCGCGCAAGCTGCGCACGCTCGACGCCGTCGGCCTGGGCTACATCCGCCTCGGGCAGGCCGCGACGACGCTTTCGGGCGGCGAGGCGCAGCGCGTGAAGCTCGCCAAGGAGCTCTCGCGCCCCGGCACTGGCCAGACGCTCTACATCCTCGATGAGCCCACGACGGGCCTCCACTTCGAGGACATCCGCCACCTGCTCGCCGTCCTGAAGGCGCTCGTGGACAAGGGCAATACGGTCCTCGTGATCGAGCACAACATGGACGTGGCGAAGGTGGCCGACCACATCGTGGACCTCGGCCCCGACGGCGGCGCGGGCGGCGGACGCATCGTGTTCACAGGCACGCCCGAGGAGCTCGCGCAGGCCGACACGGCCACCGCGCGGTTCATGCGCGAGGAGCTCGCCCGTCATGCCTCCGGCGACGGTGCCGCCGATGTCTCTATCGAGTTGGACGACCTCTTGAGCGAGGACGACTCCGACGTGCCGGATGAGGAGGAGTAGGAGGTATGGACGTGTGAAGGCGTGGACGTGTGAACGAGCAGTCCTGCTCCATTCCGTACGTCAGAAGTTCCACGATTCGTGGAGTTGAGCGCCACACATCGCGCACTCGAGCCACCCGTCCTTGACGAGGTTGCGCGCCCCGCACGCCTCGCACTTTCTGAAGACGGCTGTGAACGTGAAGTCACCGGGATGTTCGATGACCGCTTCATCGAGCGCTGACCTCACCGCATCCCACGTGTCCTCTGCGGGACAGTACCCCGTCGAATTGTTGCTGATCTCTACGACTTCGCCTTTCGTCGTTGCACGCAGTTCGCCAGCGCAGCGCACAAGCTTTCCCTCGGCGCAAGCCACATGCTCCGTTCTCCTCGACGCTACGAGTAAGCGCCCCTCTGCTGACACCACATACGTGCACCAGCCATCCTCGGCTTGAACCGCTTCGGATTCTGCCCAGCGTTTGAGATCAGTCTGCGTTGCAATTTCCAAACCGCCCGGTTGGCCTGCGACCTGCTCTCTGATTGAGTCCGGACCAACGTAGCGGAAGGTTCGCATCAGCGAGCTTGACGGTCTGAGCTATCCGATGCAACAGCGTTGCTGAACGGGTCGTCGTCGGTGATCTCGCCGGAGGGGAGTTCGAAGTAGAGCCGTCCGTGGTGGCTGTAGGCGTTGGGGATGCCGAGGGCGCGGTTGCGGGCCTGCGCCTTCGCCACAGCGCGGTTGCCTATGCGGCGTAGCTCCGCCGCCCTCTGATAGAGGTCGAGGCTAAGGCGTCCGTTTTCTTTAGGCTGCTCCATCGATGTCGCTGAGAAAAAGTGTGAAGCGGTCTTCGTCGGACACCTCGAACACACCGCGCGATCCGGTAGCCACTTCTTGGAACTGCTCGCCCGCGTTGTACACGAGAAACCAACCGTCTACCTGAAAGCGATAAATCGTCCAGAAGTTCGCCTTGCTGCGGGTGTACCGGCGGACGATATCGTCGGTCGGCACGTCGTGACCGCCCGCCTGGACGCGCTGCGCGACGCGACGGATGCAGAGCGCTGGGCTGTCGAGGAAGACGAACGCGATATGCGTTGTGTAGCCTGCGCGGGCGAGCCGGTCGAGGATGCGGCGGAAGCCTTCCCCCGCAAGGGTAGACTCCACGATGAAGTCGCGCCCCTCGGCGATCAGGTCGCGCAAGCGCACGAAGAACTGCTTCCCCGCCTCGATGCGGGCCGCGCTCGGCTCGTCGGGACGCAGCCGCGCCGCGATCTCGTCCGCGCTCAGGTAGGTGTAGCCGTAGACCTCGACGTACTCGTAGGCCAGTGTGGACTTGCCCGCTCCGTTCGGACCACCGACGATGATCGCTTGCGGCATCAGGCTGG encodes:
- a CDS encoding AAA family ATPase, translated to MPQAIIVGGPNGAGKSTLAYEYVEVYGYTYLSADEIAARLRPDEPSAARIEAGKQFFVRLRDLIAEGRDFIVESTLAGEGFRRILDRLARAGYTTHIAFVFLDSPALCIRRVAQRVQAGGHDVPTDDIVRRYTRSKANFWTIYRFQVDGWFLVYNAGEQFQEVATGSRGVFEVSDEDRFTLFLSDIDGAA
- the arsM gene encoding arsenite methyltransferase — protein: MSTTATIRDTAACCSPATSYESASVDRSDADAVRASVRAQYAAVAVGETNSEGCCGPACGGDANDGVNFIGDGYVGTDGYLADADLQLGCGVPTDLAELAPGDTVLDLGSGAGVDAFIARRVVGGDGFVIGVDMTPEMVEKARTNTEALGYTNVAFRLGEIEALPVESDSIDVAISNCVLNLVPDKAQAFAEMARVLKPGGHFCVSDVVTRGALPASVKRSAELWAGCVAGAMDEGAYLEGLRAVGFEEVEVRAAHPLDLPDAALAAFLSPDELGAYRASGGGLYSVTVFGVKPISTG
- the uvrA gene encoding excinuclease ABC subunit UvrA, with product MDDRIIIRGAREHNLQNVDLDLPRNALVVFTGLSGSGKSSLAFDTIYAEGQRRYMESLSAYARQFLGQMERPDVDFIDGLSPVIAIEQKTVSRNPRSTVGTVTEIYDFLRLLFARAGTAYSYETGNRMVRQSDDEIIDQIVALPEGTKLSILAPVVRGRKGHYRDLFEQIAKQGFERVRVDGKSRPIVAGMKVDRYKIHDIEVVVDRLKIKDGIRPRVAQSVEVALGMGGGSLIVEIAEANGDGDDRVEAGDRLMSRHLTDPATGLSYDDPSPNTFSFNSPYGACPHCSGLGTVRAIDRDLVVPNPEKTIAQGAIAPLGKPRDIWTFAQLEAIAQAYGFDFETPWQDLTAKQQTVILSGAGDEQFDIVYQYKGREVKYEHRFGGVIQHIEHTRENTSSKKQREWADAFMRQQPCPECGGGRLNPIALSYKIGDPDGEEANIDDLVKQDLRSLRAFFDRVQFAERQALIAAPIVKEIRERLDFLLNVGLDYLTLDRPARTLSGGESQRIRLATQIGTQLTGVLYVLDEPSIGLHPRDNDRLIGSLENLRDLGNSVLVVEHDREMIEAADFVVDIGPGAGEYGGTILAAAEPSKLPRNGEASLTTAYLLGDRRIPLPDDRRAGTGETLRLTGARGHNLQDVDLDLPLGTFTCVTGVSGSGKSSLINQTLYPLLAAHYHKAQAVPLPYRDIEGLDHIDKVIAIDQAPIGRTPRSNPATYTGLFSLIRDLFARTPEAQLRGYKPGRFSFNVKGGRCETCKGAGVVKLEMNFLPDVYVECETCKGKRYNPETLDVRFKGKNIAQVLAMPVSDALVFFEKVPRIARKLRTLDAVGLGYIRLGQAATTLSGGEAQRVKLAKELSRPGTGQTLYILDEPTTGLHFEDIRHLLAVLKALVDKGNTVLVIEHNMDVAKVADHIVDLGPDGGAGGGRIVFTGTPEELAQADTATARFMREELARHASGDGAADVSIELDDLLSEDDSDVPDEEE
- a CDS encoding SMP-30/gluconolactonase/LRE family protein, with the protein product MRPLSLLAALIALPTFAQPMDSPVPDGAEVEQVATGFQFTEGPVWKDGALLFSDIPANTVYAYTDADGATPYLHPSGNSNGLALDAEGRLLLAQHGYRQLARLDAPHVQTTLADTYGEMQINSPNDIAVHSDGSVFFTDPPYGVGQADPQLGFSGIYHLAPDGTLTLLDMALHRPNGIALSLDEQTLYVTNSETRQLFAFDLGGDLTEGYTLTHMRELANLGSETFAGAEGYTDGLKLDIEGRLYVTSPVGVSILAPDGTLIDEIAVPEQTTNCTWGDDDRRTLYITSGTSLYRIRLNATGAPVPGSSAGE
- a CDS encoding metalloregulator ArsR/SmtB family transcription factor, with product MNTMTNEQLALWGKALGHPARIAILRALAARGTCVCGEIVEVLPLAQSTVSQHLKVLREAGLVQGTVDGPRTCYCLDEATLRRVQSAFGGLFTALQSSCC